The following proteins are co-located in the Flammeovirga kamogawensis genome:
- a CDS encoding Ig-like domain-containing protein, whose amino-acid sequence MNLFLRIIISIYILFTVYACAVVSSPTGGPKDEIPPRFGASDPYNGQTNVDTTKLKVTLYFDEYIQEEKLKQNLIITPYKKTFRYKSKFARNKVIINILDTLEQNTTYFFDFGKSVVDVTEKNPAKNVRFSFSTGDYLDSLEVTGQVRDLLTNEPIEGAIIALYDPYDSLDVNTDPPVYFSRTVKDGLFILERFKPGYYNVYSVEDANDDYKFTLREEKVGFFSDSLLLDQNIDGVQLFVRDYDLVDLAFKNVKAESTDLLVKFNKFVVEYGIDFPTKNTYTDSIFSMAEKGEIKLIYTGERDMEDSLQITGYAIDSIEQKIEFDTLIMFPSKSEVLAEEEKQTKKKGGGLLGGAINTIGSALGAEEEEEEIVRIKFDKILPKDNDLIPEETYDVTLKFPLPMKEMNIDSMYYVYSEDTTRLDSILIDREMTFNFNKTELTIPGFEVDSAFSLIFNENAFVSVKEDSTNAKTVSFTIKQLDKYGIVEGEVKGSHDSFIVQLIDSKAEVVQEVKNERLFSFHYVKPGTYQLRVLIDENGDGEWFPGDFKTRIPPEPTAFFPKKIKVEANWEIRREETIINTDKKR is encoded by the coding sequence ATGAACTTATTTTTAAGAATCATTATCTCAATCTATATACTATTTACAGTATATGCTTGTGCAGTTGTCTCCTCTCCTACAGGTGGTCCAAAAGATGAGATTCCTCCTAGGTTTGGAGCAAGTGATCCGTATAATGGACAAACAAACGTTGATACAACCAAGTTAAAAGTAACACTTTACTTCGATGAATATATTCAAGAAGAAAAGCTTAAGCAGAACTTAATTATTACTCCATATAAGAAAACGTTTAGATATAAATCTAAGTTTGCTAGAAATAAAGTAATCATAAATATCTTAGATACTTTAGAACAAAACACTACTTACTTTTTTGATTTCGGAAAATCTGTTGTAGATGTTACAGAGAAAAACCCTGCTAAAAATGTTCGTTTTTCTTTTAGTACTGGAGATTATTTAGACTCCTTAGAAGTGACTGGTCAAGTAAGAGATTTACTTACAAATGAGCCAATCGAAGGAGCAATAATAGCATTGTATGATCCTTATGATTCTCTTGATGTAAATACAGATCCTCCCGTTTATTTTTCTAGAACTGTAAAAGATGGTTTATTTATTCTAGAAAGATTTAAGCCAGGATACTATAATGTGTATTCTGTTGAAGATGCAAATGATGATTATAAATTTACTTTAAGAGAAGAGAAAGTTGGCTTCTTTTCAGACTCTCTCCTACTCGATCAAAATATTGATGGTGTTCAACTGTTTGTTAGAGATTATGATTTAGTTGATCTTGCTTTTAAAAATGTAAAAGCAGAAAGTACTGATCTACTTGTAAAGTTCAACAAGTTTGTTGTAGAATATGGAATTGATTTCCCAACTAAAAATACTTATACAGATAGTATTTTTAGTATGGCTGAAAAAGGAGAAATTAAACTTATCTATACTGGTGAAAGAGACATGGAAGACTCTCTTCAAATTACTGGATATGCTATAGATTCTATAGAACAAAAAATTGAATTCGATACACTTATTATGTTCCCTAGTAAAAGTGAAGTTTTAGCTGAAGAAGAAAAACAAACTAAGAAAAAAGGTGGTGGACTTTTAGGCGGTGCAATTAATACAATCGGATCTGCATTAGGTGCTGAAGAAGAAGAAGAAGAAATTGTTAGAATTAAATTTGATAAAATTCTTCCAAAAGATAATGACCTTATTCCAGAAGAAACTTATGATGTTACTTTGAAGTTTCCGTTACCAATGAAAGAAATGAATATTGATAGTATGTACTACGTCTATAGTGAAGACACTACAAGATTAGACAGTATTCTTATTGATAGAGAAATGACTTTCAATTTTAATAAAACAGAATTAACTATTCCAGGTTTTGAAGTTGATTCTGCCTTCAGTCTTATTTTTAATGAGAACGCTTTTGTTTCAGTAAAAGAAGATTCTACAAATGCAAAGACAGTTAGCTTTACAATTAAGCAACTAGATAAATACGGAATTGTAGAAGGAGAAGTAAAAGGAAGTCACGATAGTTTTATTGTCCAGTTAATAGACTCCAAAGCAGAAGTTGTTCAAGAAGTAAAAAATGAACGCCTTTTTTCTTTCCATTATGTAAAACCAGGAACTTATCAACTTAGAGTATTAATTGATGAAAATGGAGATGGAGAATGGTTCCCTGGAGATTTTAAAACTAGAATACCTCCAGAACCAACGGCATTCTTCCCTAAGAAAATAAAAGTAGAAGCGAACTGGGAAATCAGAAGAGAAGAAACAATAATCAATACAGATAAGAAGAGATAA
- a CDS encoding tetratricopeptide repeat protein: protein MLKTVLRQNSRLLILSLFFLVGIPVQKSIGQNKTEEKLNLAQEYYKTEEFDKALELYRDLSKNKNLIPNIHENYLNILLNKEEYKEADKYLKKVVKSNPQNAIYNVDYTRVKLLEKDTAAADKSIDTFIHQVANNTTKLRYCALYCIDLRLFAYAEKCYRTGEKNSDEIFYYELADLYANWGKYDLMIDEYMKLLLIKPDQLEYVQMALQDRLLTEEDFDLLEPKLLTLVQKNSSMTVFNEMIVWYYLQQKKFYGAFVQARALDKRLRLEGYKILEIGRLAKNNADYKNASKIFQYLVDRYKEYAVYPVARKYLIETKESIVKSTYPIDKDQIHSLVNDYQQIIDEMGITDQTGEALRNMALLQAFYLDEKDEAIVELKELINNRSIPKSLISQAKLDLGDIYLLKNDPWEASLLYSQVSKANKEMKIGHIAKLKNAKIYYYTGDFKLAQSQLDVLKLATSRTISNDAIALSMLISDNLNLDTTSFAMEAYAEVDLLIFQGKYIEALESYEQMLVDFKGHSLTDEILWEKAHLLIKLGKYEEALEPLKEILEFYGEDILADDANYLIGTIYQDNLNDKTEAMEYFKNHLIDFKGSSYEVDARKRFRQLRGDNVNK, encoded by the coding sequence ATGTTGAAAACCGTACTTAGACAAAATTCGAGATTGCTTATTCTCTCTCTTTTCTTTTTGGTAGGTATCCCTGTTCAAAAAAGTATTGGACAAAATAAAACAGAAGAGAAACTAAATCTGGCTCAGGAATATTATAAAACAGAAGAGTTTGATAAAGCACTAGAGTTATATCGTGATTTATCAAAGAATAAAAATCTTATACCAAACATCCATGAAAACTATCTGAACATTCTTTTAAATAAAGAAGAATATAAAGAAGCTGATAAATATTTAAAGAAGGTTGTGAAGAGTAATCCACAAAACGCTATTTACAATGTTGATTACACAAGAGTAAAACTTTTAGAAAAAGATACAGCTGCTGCAGATAAATCTATTGATACGTTTATTCATCAAGTTGCTAACAATACCACCAAATTACGCTACTGTGCTTTGTACTGTATAGATCTTAGATTATTTGCATATGCTGAGAAATGTTACAGAACTGGTGAGAAAAATAGTGATGAAATATTTTATTATGAATTGGCAGACCTTTACGCTAACTGGGGTAAATATGATTTGATGATAGATGAGTACATGAAACTTCTTTTAATCAAACCAGACCAATTAGAGTATGTGCAGATGGCACTTCAAGACAGACTGCTAACAGAAGAAGACTTTGATCTTTTAGAACCTAAGCTCCTCACGCTTGTTCAGAAGAACTCTAGCATGACTGTGTTTAATGAGATGATCGTTTGGTACTACTTACAGCAGAAGAAGTTTTACGGGGCATTTGTGCAAGCTAGAGCGTTAGATAAGAGATTAAGATTAGAAGGTTATAAGATTTTAGAGATTGGGCGTTTAGCAAAAAATAATGCTGATTATAAAAATGCATCTAAAATATTCCAATACTTGGTAGATAGATACAAAGAATATGCTGTGTATCCAGTTGCAAGAAAATATCTAATAGAAACAAAAGAATCTATTGTAAAAAGTACCTACCCTATTGATAAAGATCAAATTCATTCACTTGTCAACGATTATCAACAAATTATTGATGAAATGGGGATAACTGATCAAACTGGAGAGGCTTTAAGAAACATGGCATTACTACAAGCTTTCTATTTAGATGAAAAGGACGAGGCAATTGTAGAATTAAAAGAACTTATCAACAATCGATCTATTCCGAAGAGTTTAATTTCTCAAGCAAAACTAGATTTAGGCGATATCTATCTTTTAAAAAACGATCCATGGGAAGCTTCATTACTTTATTCACAAGTATCTAAAGCGAATAAAGAAATGAAAATAGGACACATAGCTAAATTAAAAAATGCGAAGATCTATTACTATACAGGTGATTTTAAATTAGCTCAGTCACAATTAGATGTTTTAAAGCTTGCTACATCTAGAACGATTAGTAATGATGCAATTGCTTTATCTATGTTGATAAGTGATAATTTAAACTTGGATACTACATCTTTTGCAATGGAAGCGTATGCTGAAGTTGATTTGTTGATATTTCAAGGAAAATACATAGAAGCATTAGAAAGTTATGAACAAATGTTAGTAGACTTTAAAGGACATAGTCTTACAGATGAAATTCTTTGGGAAAAAGCACATTTGTTGATAAAATTGGGGAAATATGAAGAAGCATTAGAACCTTTGAAAGAAATTCTCGAGTTTTACGGTGAAGATATTCTGGCGGATGATGCAAACTATTTGATAGGAACAATCTATCAGGATAATCTGAATGATAAAACTGAGGCAATGGAATACTTTAAAAATCACCTCATAGATTTTAAAGGTTCAAGTTATGAAGTTGATGCTCGAAAGAGATTTAGACAACTTAGAGGCGATAATGTGAATAAATAA
- a CDS encoding class I SAM-dependent methyltransferase has protein sequence MQKGEEWFDQWFNTPYYHILYQNRDFKEAETFVKKLSNHLNISNVDKVLDLACGKGRHAIFLNKLGFNVEGIDLSTESIQHAKQFENEKLKFSTHDMRELYKKEEFTFILNLFTSFGYFETEEEDLLALKMIANSLKHNGYFVLDYFNTYKVINSLPEKLVIKRPEMDFNVHKYLKNRHVMKEIAFSADGKDYLFTERVEALKNKDFLKLFESVNLKVINTFGDYNLNLFDREKSDRMIFVVQKQ, from the coding sequence ATGCAAAAGGGTGAAGAATGGTTCGATCAGTGGTTCAATACACCATATTATCACATCTTATACCAGAACAGAGACTTTAAAGAGGCTGAAACTTTTGTAAAAAAGCTTTCGAATCATTTAAATATATCCAATGTTGATAAAGTTTTAGATTTAGCGTGCGGAAAAGGTCGACATGCAATTTTTCTGAATAAACTTGGCTTTAATGTAGAGGGAATAGACCTTTCAACAGAAAGTATTCAACATGCTAAGCAATTTGAGAACGAAAAGCTAAAGTTTTCAACACATGATATGAGAGAGCTCTACAAAAAGGAAGAGTTTACTTTTATATTAAATCTATTTACTAGTTTTGGTTATTTTGAAACTGAAGAAGAAGATCTTTTAGCTTTAAAAATGATAGCCAACAGCTTAAAACATAATGGCTATTTTGTTTTAGACTATTTCAATACTTATAAGGTTATAAATAGTTTACCTGAAAAATTAGTGATTAAACGACCTGAAATGGATTTTAATGTGCATAAGTATTTAAAAAATCGACATGTAATGAAAGAAATTGCATTTTCAGCAGATGGAAAAGACTATTTATTCACAGAAAGAGTAGAAGCTTTAAAGAATAAAGACTTTTTAAAGCTATTTGAAAGCGTAAATCTCAAAGTTATCAACACTTTTGGGGATTATAACTTGAATTTATTCGATAGAGAGAAATCTGATAGGATGATTTTTGTTGTCCAGAAGCAATAA
- the metG gene encoding methionine--tRNA ligase has translation MSKHYNRYTVTAALPYANGPLHIGHIAGAYLPADIYVRSLRQKGKDVAFICGSDEHGAAITIRAQKDGITPQDIIDKYNKNIRETFENFGISFDLFHRTSAPIHHETAQDFFKVLNDKGQFELKESSQYYDEEAKQFLADRYITGTCPKCGNEGAYGDQCEKCGSALSPTDLIDPKSQITGATPTLKTTRHWYLPMNKHEDWLREWIVDGKLDGRQHHNPSEWKNSVLGQCKSWLDQGLQPRAMTRDLDWGVKVPVEGADGKVLYVWLDAPIGYISATKDWAAKEGKNWEDYWKKADTKLVHFIGKDNIVFHCLIFPILLKAHGEGYILPDNVPANEFLNLEGAKLSTSRNWAVWLHEYLEELPGREDELRYVLTSIAPENKDSEFTWKDYQERVNNELVAILGNFINRAVVLTHKYFKGEVPVAGEFTPMENDIIEEMKAIPLRVEKLIGQYKFKEGLIEAMKLARLGNKYLADTEPWKLFKQDPELVKTILNMSLQIAANLAITIDPFLPNTAKKIQNMLGMESLDWDKVGSPDLITAYDRLAPAELLFSKVEDKTIEEQIEKLEKTKIAQTPVEPQKDETTFDDFQKMDIRVGTIIEAVKVKKAKKLLQLTVDTGIDKRTVVSGIAEFFAPEDVIGKQVSILVNLAPRKIRGIESEGMILMAEDKDGSLSFVSPSAQLSEGSIIK, from the coding sequence ATGTCAAAGCATTATAATAGATATACAGTAACTGCGGCATTGCCGTATGCAAATGGTCCTTTACATATCGGACATATTGCAGGTGCGTATTTACCAGCAGATATTTACGTTAGATCATTACGTCAGAAAGGAAAAGATGTAGCATTTATTTGTGGAAGTGATGAGCACGGTGCTGCAATCACTATTCGTGCACAAAAAGATGGTATCACTCCTCAAGATATTATTGATAAGTACAATAAGAATATCAGAGAGACTTTTGAGAATTTTGGTATTTCTTTTGATTTATTCCACAGAACTTCTGCGCCTATTCATCATGAAACAGCACAAGATTTCTTTAAGGTTTTAAATGATAAAGGACAATTTGAATTAAAAGAGTCTTCTCAATATTATGATGAAGAAGCAAAACAATTCTTAGCGGATAGATACATTACAGGTACTTGCCCTAAATGTGGAAACGAAGGTGCTTATGGAGATCAGTGTGAGAAATGTGGTTCAGCGTTAAGTCCAACAGATTTAATTGATCCTAAATCTCAAATTACTGGTGCTACTCCTACTTTAAAAACTACTCGCCACTGGTATTTACCAATGAACAAACACGAAGATTGGCTTCGTGAGTGGATTGTAGATGGTAAGTTAGATGGTAGACAACACCATAATCCTAGTGAATGGAAAAATTCTGTTTTAGGACAATGTAAATCTTGGTTAGATCAAGGGTTACAACCTAGAGCTATGACTAGGGACCTAGACTGGGGAGTGAAAGTTCCAGTTGAAGGTGCAGATGGCAAAGTTTTATATGTTTGGTTAGATGCTCCAATTGGCTATATTTCAGCTACAAAAGATTGGGCAGCTAAAGAAGGTAAAAACTGGGAAGATTATTGGAAAAAAGCTGATACTAAGCTAGTTCACTTTATTGGAAAAGACAATATTGTTTTCCACTGTTTAATATTCCCTATTTTATTAAAGGCACATGGCGAAGGGTATATCTTACCAGATAACGTTCCTGCAAATGAGTTTTTAAATTTAGAAGGTGCTAAGTTATCAACATCTCGTAATTGGGCTGTTTGGTTACACGAGTATTTAGAAGAGCTTCCTGGTAGAGAAGATGAATTACGTTATGTATTAACATCAATAGCTCCAGAAAATAAAGATTCTGAATTTACATGGAAGGATTATCAAGAACGTGTAAATAATGAGTTGGTTGCTATTTTAGGTAACTTTATCAACAGAGCAGTTGTACTTACTCACAAATATTTTAAAGGAGAAGTACCTGTAGCTGGAGAATTTACACCAATGGAAAATGATATCATTGAAGAAATGAAAGCAATTCCATTACGTGTAGAAAAACTAATTGGTCAATATAAATTTAAAGAAGGACTAATTGAGGCAATGAAGTTGGCTCGTTTAGGTAATAAATATTTAGCAGATACTGAACCTTGGAAACTGTTTAAGCAAGATCCGGAGTTGGTAAAAACTATATTAAATATGTCGCTTCAAATTGCGGCAAATTTGGCTATTACTATCGATCCATTCTTACCTAATACGGCTAAGAAAATTCAGAATATGTTAGGCATGGAATCTCTGGATTGGGATAAAGTTGGTAGCCCAGATTTAATTACTGCTTACGATCGTTTAGCTCCGGCTGAATTATTATTTAGTAAAGTAGAAGATAAAACTATTGAGGAACAGATTGAGAAGTTAGAAAAAACAAAAATTGCTCAAACACCTGTAGAACCTCAAAAAGATGAAACTACTTTTGATGATTTTCAAAAAATGGATATCCGTGTAGGAACCATTATTGAAGCAGTAAAAGTAAAGAAGGCAAAGAAATTATTACAACTTACAGTAGATACAGGAATTGATAAGAGAACTGTAGTAAGTGGTATTGCAGAGTTTTTTGCTCCAGAAGATGTAATTGGTAAACAAGTATCTATTTTAGTTAACTTGGCACCAAGAAAAATTAGAGGAATAGAATCAGAAGGTATGATTCTGATGGCAGAAGATAAAGACGGTTCTTTATCGTTTGTATCTCCATCTGCTCAACTATCAGAAGGAAGTATCATTAAATAA
- a CDS encoding aldehyde dehydrogenase family protein: MNTSVIIDNNTQNIEDIFIHLKKNATTIKKTTVKERIKKLEKLEHYILDHREEIHEAIYKDLKKNPVEVDTSEILTIVGLIRHTKKHLKSWMKPNKVSTPLSMLGTSSYVLHEPKGVCLIIAPWNYPFYLAISPLIYAIAAGNTVAIKPSELSEHTSLYIQKMVYSLYSTDEVIVILGGVGVSTTLLKQKFNHIFFTGSSNVGKVVMKAAVNNLASVTLELGGKSPTVICKDADLKDASDKITWGKFLNAGQTCIAPDYALIHKSVEKEFVEQMTNTINEFYSPNGELIKASPDLCRIINKDHFNRLKGLLEDASEKGATIIMNGEMDEASKYMPPTLVTNVTNDMRLMQEEIFGPIYPIKSFDKIEEAFEIIEEKEKPLALYIFAKKKKTIKKVLQNTTAGGTCINETILHINNPDLPFGGINNSGIGKSHGKYGFVGFSNQRAVLKNRVGLTSVKPVYPPYGKLASKLTDFIIKYF, encoded by the coding sequence ATGAATACATCAGTAATTATCGATAATAACACTCAAAATATTGAAGATATATTCATTCATCTAAAGAAGAATGCCACTACCATTAAAAAGACTACTGTAAAAGAACGTATCAAGAAATTAGAAAAATTAGAACATTATATATTAGACCATAGAGAAGAGATACATGAGGCTATTTATAAAGACCTTAAAAAAAATCCAGTAGAGGTAGATACATCAGAAATACTAACAATAGTTGGCTTAATTCGACATACAAAAAAGCATTTAAAATCTTGGATGAAACCCAATAAAGTAAGTACACCTTTAAGTATGTTGGGTACTTCTTCTTATGTATTGCACGAGCCTAAAGGAGTGTGTTTAATTATTGCACCTTGGAACTATCCTTTTTACTTGGCAATCTCTCCTTTAATATATGCAATAGCTGCAGGTAATACAGTTGCAATTAAACCTTCTGAGCTATCTGAGCATACATCTTTATATATTCAAAAGATGGTTTATTCACTCTATTCTACTGATGAAGTGATAGTTATACTCGGAGGGGTTGGAGTTTCTACAACACTACTTAAACAAAAGTTTAATCATATCTTTTTTACGGGTAGTTCTAACGTAGGAAAAGTAGTAATGAAAGCAGCGGTAAATAACTTAGCATCAGTAACTTTAGAGCTAGGAGGGAAGTCGCCAACGGTTATTTGTAAGGATGCTGATTTAAAAGATGCTTCTGATAAAATTACATGGGGTAAATTCTTAAATGCTGGTCAGACTTGTATAGCTCCAGATTATGCTTTAATCCATAAATCTGTAGAAAAAGAGTTTGTAGAGCAGATGACAAACACCATTAATGAGTTCTATTCTCCTAATGGCGAACTAATTAAAGCATCTCCTGATTTATGCCGTATTATTAATAAAGATCACTTTAATAGATTAAAAGGCCTTTTAGAGGATGCTTCTGAAAAAGGTGCTACAATTATAATGAATGGTGAAATGGATGAAGCCTCAAAATATATGCCTCCAACTTTAGTTACCAACGTAACAAATGATATGCGTTTAATGCAAGAGGAAATATTTGGTCCTATTTATCCTATCAAATCATTTGATAAAATTGAAGAGGCTTTTGAAATTATTGAAGAAAAAGAGAAACCTTTAGCCTTATATATTTTTGCAAAGAAAAAGAAAACAATAAAAAAAGTTCTGCAGAACACTACCGCAGGAGGTACTTGTATTAACGAAACTATCTTACATATCAATAATCCTGATTTACCCTTTGGTGGAATTAATAATAGTGGAATTGGTAAATCCCATGGTAAATATGGTTTTGTTGGTTTTTCGAATCAAAGAGCTGTATTAAAAAATAGAGTTGGTTTAACTAGTGTAAAACCCGTATATCCTCCTTATGGAAAATTAGCTAGTAAGTTGACAGATTTTATTATTAAGTATTTCTAA
- the fahA gene encoding fumarylacetoacetase, which yields MINRTHNNQIKSWVKVDKKSDFPIQNLPYGIFSTATQSKRVGVAIGDQVLDLEAVAKLGHFDTIINDLTVFSQDTLNNFISLGKQVHSAIRECIFDLLSDNNPLIQAENVLFDYGAVTMHLPIKIGDYTDFYSSEEHATNVGVMFRGKDNALLPNWKQMPVGYHGRSSSIVVSGTAIHRPKGQKMPPDAEAPIYGPSSRMDIELEMGFVVGKSTTLGDTVNVDTAEDYIFGLLLFNDWSARDIQKWEYVPLGPFLGKNFGSTVSPWIVTLEALEPFRVESPKQVPTPLPYLQSTGKHTFDINLEVGLTPKNGKETIISRSNYKYLYWNMCQQLAHQTVNGCNINVGDVCASGTISGPTKNSFGSLLELSWNGKTPIVLEDGQERSFLEDYDSISLKGYCDNGSLRIGFGEANGMLLPSK from the coding sequence ATGATTAATAGAACACATAATAATCAAATTAAATCGTGGGTAAAAGTTGATAAAAAATCAGATTTCCCAATTCAGAACCTTCCTTACGGAATTTTTTCAACAGCTACTCAATCTAAAAGAGTTGGTGTAGCAATTGGAGATCAGGTACTTGATCTTGAAGCTGTTGCAAAACTTGGTCATTTTGATACTATTATAAATGATCTTACGGTTTTTAGTCAAGATACTTTAAACAATTTCATCTCTTTAGGTAAGCAAGTACATTCAGCAATAAGAGAATGCATTTTTGATTTATTGAGCGATAATAATCCATTAATTCAAGCAGAAAATGTTTTATTTGATTATGGTGCAGTAACAATGCATCTTCCAATTAAAATAGGTGATTATACAGACTTCTATTCATCTGAAGAGCATGCCACGAATGTTGGGGTAATGTTTAGAGGTAAAGACAATGCACTATTACCAAATTGGAAACAAATGCCTGTTGGATACCATGGAAGATCCTCTTCTATTGTAGTTTCTGGAACAGCAATTCATAGACCAAAAGGACAAAAAATGCCCCCTGATGCTGAAGCACCAATTTATGGCCCTTCTAGTAGAATGGATATTGAATTAGAAATGGGTTTTGTTGTTGGCAAATCTACAACTTTAGGAGACACTGTAAATGTAGATACTGCAGAGGATTATATTTTTGGACTTTTACTTTTTAATGATTGGTCTGCAAGAGATATTCAGAAATGGGAGTATGTTCCTTTAGGTCCTTTTCTAGGAAAAAACTTTGGCTCTACAGTTTCACCTTGGATTGTAACTTTAGAGGCTTTAGAACCTTTTAGAGTAGAAAGCCCTAAACAAGTTCCAACTCCTTTGCCTTATTTACAATCTACAGGTAAACATACTTTTGATATTAATTTGGAGGTTGGTCTTACTCCCAAAAATGGAAAAGAAACTATAATTTCTCGATCAAATTATAAGTATTTATATTGGAATATGTGTCAGCAATTGGCACATCAAACAGTAAATGGTTGTAATATTAATGTAGGTGATGTTTGTGCATCGGGTACTATTTCTGGCCCTACTAAAAACTCATTTGGATCTCTTTTAGAATTAAGTTGGAACGGTAAAACACCAATTGTTTTAGAAGATGGACAAGAGAGAAGTTTTTTAGAAGATTATGATTCTATCTCTTTAAAAGGATATTGTGATAATGGAAGTTTAAGAATTGGCTTTGGAGAAGCAAATGGTATGCTTTTACCTTCGAAGTAA